ATTTGCTATCGGAATCTACATCGGAGCTCCGTTTGCAGACATGCTCCTGATATCACTGGCACTGGCTGTGGCAGCTGTACCGGAAGGACTACCGCTAACGCTAACAATAACACTTGCATACGGCATGAAAAAGATGGCAGGGCATAATGCCATAATCCGAAAAATGCTTGCTGTGGAAACGCTTGGTTCAACCACGATAATATGTACCGATAAAACCGGCACACTCACCCGAAATGAAATGACAGTGGAAAAACTGTTTGTCAGCGAGACAGAAGTTGAAGTTACCGGTTCAGGATACATTCCTAAAGGAGATTTCCTGAAACGCGGAAACAGTGTTAATGTAACTAAGGACAGGACAACACTTGATCTTCTCAGGGGAATCACGCTTTGTAACAATTCTGCCATTGAAAAGAAAGGTGAGAAATGGGAAGTTGTTGGTGACCCCACTGAAATTGCCCTTACTGTTGCCGCTGCGAAAGCGGATCTATGGAAGGACGAACTGGATAAAGATTACGAGATGACAGAGGAGATAGTGTTCACCTCGGAAAGAAAGATAATGACAACTATCCACAAAACGGAAAGCGGGTTTATATCTTTTACAAAAGGCGCACCTGAATTTGTTCTCCCGCAATGTAGTGCAATAGAGAAAAACGGAGAACGCTTCTCACTCACGGAAAAGGACAGGGAGCTTATACTGGATAAGAACCTTGAATTTGCAAGTTCTGCCTATCGTGTACTGGCTGTGGCCTGCAAGGAAGAGCCTGCAGGAAATGACACCGATAAGTTTGAAAAGGACATGATATTCCTTGGACTTGTGGCAATGATAGACCCTCCACGAGAGGAAGCAAAGGAAGCCGTTGCAATGTGCAGAAAAGCCGGTATCAAAGTAATAATGATAACCGGGGACAATCAGGAAACTGCAAAGGCTATTGGAAGGAATATCGGTCTGTTTGATGGCAAAGGTGGTTGCGGGGTTTATGAAGATGAAAAACTTCGCCGCATAGCAGAGGACTGTGCAGTCACGGGAGAGGAGCTTGAAGAGCTCGACGATGAGGAGTTTGGCGTTATAGTTGAAAACATAAATATCTACGCCAGGACAATGCCGGAACAGAAACTCAGGATAGTAGATGCCCTGCAGAAAAAAGGACATATCGTTGCAATGACAGGAGATGGTGTGAACGATGCGCCGGCACTTAAAAAAGCTGACATTGGCATTGCGATGGGAATTAAAGGAACTGACGTTGCGAAAGAATCCAGCGTTATGATACTTCAGGATGACAATTTTGCATCCATCGTTGAAGCTGTACGCGGCGGCAGGACCATTTACAATAACATTGAGAAATTCATAACCTACCTGATATCAAGGAATTTTATGCTCATAATACTGATCATGGCAGGCATCACTTTCCTTGGATTTGATCTTATACCGCTGCTTGCACTTCAGATACTTTTCATCAACATGTTCAATGAGATAATGCCTGCCGTATCCCTTGGACTTGATCCGGCAACAGAAGGGATAATGACAATGCCCCCAAGGGATCCGAACGATAATTTCCTGAAAAAGCGTAATCTATTCCTTGTGATAACGCTGGCGCTTGCAATGGGAATTGCATCGTACCTTGTGTTTGAGATGAGCGATCCCGTAGCTGATACGACCATGGCAAGAACACTTACATTTGCCACCGTTGTAAGTATGATACTGTTCATACCGCTGTCATTCAGGTCACTTGATAGATCAGTATTCAGTATTGGAATATTCAGCAACCGTTTGATGATAGCCGGCGTTACAGCTACTTTCTTTGCGACCATGTCGGTCATGTACATTCCAAAGTTGAATGCTGCATTCGGGTTGGTTGCACTCTCACCGTCCGAATGGATAATGCCTGTGGCTGTGGCGTTTGTGACATTCCTCTTTGCAGAAGGACTAAAATTAGCTACAGCAGCAGCCACTAAAAAGTAAGGGCTTTGATTTATAATAATTTATTTATATTTTAATGCCTATTACTAACTGGTGATAGTTTATGGCACTTATTACATGGTCAGACAAATACAGTATTCAGATCAAAGAAATCGATGACCAGCACAAAGTCCTTGTGGGTATGATAAACGACCTTCATGATGCAATGAAAAATGCAAAGAGCAGGGAAGTAACTCTTGATATCATAAACAAGATGGCGGAGTATACGAAATTCCATTTCTCGACCGAAGAAAAATACATGAAACGCTTTGGTTATCTGGATTACGAAGAGCACAAAATGGAACACGAAAAATTCGTGGAGAAGGTTCTTGCTTTCAAAAAA
The sequence above is a segment of the uncultured Methanolobus sp. genome. Coding sequences within it:
- a CDS encoding cation-translocating P-type ATPase, translating into MEQENGNPDELFTEMKSSRTGLSEQEAQERLASYGKNELTEKKKTTALKVFLGQFVNLIVWVLAAAAVISLAIGETIDFMVIMFTIAVVIILGFIQEYRAEKAMEALKSIVQPETTVLRDKHLRKILTANVVPGDILVLETGDKVPADAFVFEAVALKIDESSLTGESVPVAKTENEDIFAGTQIVHGKCKALVTSTGMNTKIGQIAKLIQTGDEITPLQAKITKLSLTLAFLAVLASAITFAIGIYIGAPFADMLLISLALAVAAVPEGLPLTLTITLAYGMKKMAGHNAIIRKMLAVETLGSTTIICTDKTGTLTRNEMTVEKLFVSETEVEVTGSGYIPKGDFLKRGNSVNVTKDRTTLDLLRGITLCNNSAIEKKGEKWEVVGDPTEIALTVAAAKADLWKDELDKDYEMTEEIVFTSERKIMTTIHKTESGFISFTKGAPEFVLPQCSAIEKNGERFSLTEKDRELILDKNLEFASSAYRVLAVACKEEPAGNDTDKFEKDMIFLGLVAMIDPPREEAKEAVAMCRKAGIKVIMITGDNQETAKAIGRNIGLFDGKGGCGVYEDEKLRRIAEDCAVTGEELEELDDEEFGVIVENINIYARTMPEQKLRIVDALQKKGHIVAMTGDGVNDAPALKKADIGIAMGIKGTDVAKESSVMILQDDNFASIVEAVRGGRTIYNNIEKFITYLISRNFMLIILIMAGITFLGFDLIPLLALQILFINMFNEIMPAVSLGLDPATEGIMTMPPRDPNDNFLKKRNLFLVITLALAMGIASYLVFEMSDPVADTTMARTLTFATVVSMILFIPLSFRSLDRSVFSIGIFSNRLMIAGVTATFFATMSVMYIPKLNAAFGLVALSPSEWIMPVAVAFVTFLFAEGLKLATAAATKK
- a CDS encoding bacteriohemerythrin; protein product: MALITWSDKYSIQIKEIDDQHKVLVGMINDLHDAMKNAKSREVTLDIINKMAEYTKFHFSTEEKYMKRFGYLDYEEHKMEHEKFVEKVLAFKKDYENEKAGISYEILNFLKDWLVGHIQGTDKKYAALFIEKGIK